From Glycine max cultivar Williams 82 chromosome 11, Glycine_max_v4.0, whole genome shotgun sequence, the proteins below share one genomic window:
- the LOC102659897 gene encoding uncharacterized protein, which yields MASSCRGYSKAQMCFFKILRIISSTPPSKQEEEEPFPSKGVGIDLNLRFCSVTETPESESSRSDENNNEEEEGFPEKSVEVSEKLDFFFFLFGGWGKETTSFKGRDGHCFDLLIYTFNQPSGKDEPDSGEESGLGGELKTRRASEEKRREKWVVVDLYGDVLEETEPVVRSKRGRNQALPYRFRDSVVEPLKRATRSQRPSSTAHLSKRLLGPRPQRKTHECMINVFH from the exons ATGGCTTCCTCATGCCGCGGCTATTCCAAAGCCCAAATGTGCTTCTTCAAGATTCTCCGCATAATTTCATCTACCCCACCCTccaaacaagaagaagaagaaccctTTCCCAGCAAAGGCGTTGGCATCGATTTGAATCTCAGATTCTGTTCCGTCACAGAGACCCCGGAATCCGAATCTTCAAGAAGCGACGAAAACaacaacgaagaagaagaagggtttCCGGAGAAGAGCGTGGAAGTTTCGGAGAAACTcgacttcttcttctttttgtttggtgggTGGGGTAAGGAAACGACGTCGTTTAAGGGACGCGATGGTCATTGCTTTGATTTGCTTATTTATACCTTCAACCAACCGTCCGGGAAGGACGAGCCGGACTCTGGGGAAGAGAGTGGACTCGGCGGCGAGTTAAAGACTCGGAGGGCGAGTGAAGAGAAACGGAGGGAGAAGTGGGTGGTGGTGGATTTATACGGTGACGTTTTGGAGGAGACAGAACCGGTGGTGAGGTCCAAAAGAGGAAGGAACCAGGCGTTGCCGTACCGGTTCAGAGACTCGGTTGTGGAACCGTTGAAACGCGCGACTCGTTCTCAGAGACCGTCGTCAACCGCACACCTCAGTAAACGACTCTTAGGTCCTCGCCCACAACGTAAAACG catgAATGCATGATCAATGTGTTTCACTGA